A window of the bacterium genome harbors these coding sequences:
- a CDS encoding T9SS type A sorting domain-containing protein — MEVDGIYLQPNDKLYYIWKTYTPGYPGASILYERIDSSTSKIYKYDESLGLPDDEYLIDDLLAEPGDTVLSFRFYLPGSSFTLVIRDTLFEKWGLTKTKRLFQEIGSGIPKPTYSLTEDIGLDSMFFDWDYNNYDTYVLKGCIIDGVVYGDTTAVGVDDEEYPIASEFKLEQNYPNPFNPSTKIKFTIPLVETTRRVVFTTLKVYDILGNEIATLVNEELAAGEYEVEFDALSGIGNLPAGRQGLISGIYFYQLNAGDFIQTKKMILLK, encoded by the coding sequence ATGGAAGTCGACGGAATCTACCTCCAGCCTAATGATAAATTATATTATATCTGGAAAACATACACACCTGGCTATCCTGGGGCCAGCATCTTATATGAAAGAATTGATTCATCAACTTCAAAAATTTACAAATATGATGAAAGCCTCGGATTGCCCGATGATGAATATTTAATTGATGATTTACTTGCTGAACCTGGAGATACTGTCCTTAGCTTCAGGTTCTATCTTCCGGGTAGTTCATTTACGCTAGTGATTAGAGACACTCTGTTTGAAAAATGGGGACTTACAAAAACCAAGCGATTATTTCAGGAAATAGGTTCTGGTATTCCCAAACCCACATATTCTTTAACAGAGGACATTGGGCTGGATAGTATGTTTTTCGATTGGGATTATAATAATTATGATACCTATGTATTAAAAGGTTGCATAATTGACGGAGTAGTTTACGGCGATACAACAGCAGTAGGAGTTGATGACGAAGAATATCCAATTGCATCAGAATTTAAACTTGAGCAAAACTATCCTAATCCATTTAATCCATCAACAAAAATAAAATTTACAATTCCATTAGTAGAGACGACCCGGCGGGTCGTCTTTACAACATTAAAAGTATACGACATCCTTGGCAATGAAATTGCAACACTCGTTAACGAAGAACTTGCAGCCGGAGAATATGAAGTTGAATTTGATGCTTTATCAGGTATCGGGAACCTGCCTGCCGGTAGGCAAGGTCTGATATCAGGAATCTACTTCTATCAGCTTAACGCAGGAGATTTTATTCAAACTAAAAAAATGATTCTCTTAAAATAA
- a CDS encoding T9SS type A sorting domain-containing protein — MDYWVSTLIGYSMYSERTLKGCLLNGILYGDTTLTGIDDEENPIASEFKLEQNYPNPFNPSTVISYQLPVTSNVTLKVYDVLGNEIATLVNEELPAGEYEVEFDPSSIKHLPSSGIYFYQLKAGQFSETKKMILLK, encoded by the coding sequence ATGGACTATTGGGTTTCGACTTTAATTGGATATTCAATGTATTCTGAACGTACACTAAAAGGTTGTTTATTAAATGGGATTCTATATGGAGATACAACACTCACCGGCATCGATGACGAGGAAAACCCAATTGCTTCAGAATTTAAACTAGAGCAGAATTATCCGAATCCATTCAATCCAAGTACAGTAATCAGTTATCAGTTACCGGTAACCAGTAATGTAACCTTAAAAGTTTACGATGTATTAGGAAATGAAATTGCAACGCTCGTTAACGAAGAACTTCCGGCAGGAGAATATGAAGTTGAATTTGATCCATCATCCATCAAACATCTTCCATCTTCAGGAATTTATTTTTATCAATTGAAGGCTGGTCAATTTTCAGAAACAAAAAAAATGATTCTCTTAAAATAG
- a CDS encoding T9SS type A sorting domain-containing protein — MKKVFLPFALVILLSISAVSQWRIMNPHPTPNTSYIGSAPSENRFITVTGQGEAIVTHDGGQNWDIVQIGGDGIYRSCYFINDNTGWAVGSFVERLHKTTDGGLTWTWQSNAPDTTKYDVFFIDQNIGWSIGFNGFIIKTTNGGDAWFSQSNTSVTDETLYGVYATDESQAYVVGSNDALVKTTNGGTTWSSVPMIFATSTNYRGVHFPPTATGFTGFVVGHRNRIAKTTDAGSTWTPVYDPGGTNQLWAIDFDDFNQFGLACGATSTVLRTTDGGNTWLPVAGFPSGITFYSVRFGADNAAYLSGSSGYFFKSTDGGATWNELGYRFTSSRIRDVSFADTLNGYVVGTGFAARTTDGGFTWTQQVSPYTGDVNEVVAPSPNHAIAGCDAGNVIVTTDGGNNWNLIATGITGTNSDILAIDFVDDNYGIVAAYNGTVAKSTNGGFNWNIISTITGYNPWDMDMVDSLYGWVAGTGERISRTTDGGVTWQQQLAVGGLGTYGISFIDRDRGIAGGTGGNTYYTTNSGVNWLSAAIPPDNTVWGIHFVESPVLGTLGMTACASGYVYISTDGGMNWALEPRYTISTFDDIYMTDAAHAWIVGNSGVILKYTEPDNIPVELTNFTANVQQNKVTLVWSTATETNNQGFEVQRQKLGVRSQESGWEEIGFVPGRGTTTEISSYSFIDENLNPGRYSYRLKQIDFDGIYKYYDLDEVVEISSPIGFELAQNYPNPFNPSTTIKFSIPQKENVTLKVFDVLGNEIRTLLNEEMEAGYHQVEFDASSHSGSVRNLPSGIYFYKLQSGKFSETKKMVLLK; from the coding sequence ATGAAAAAAGTTTTTTTACCGTTCGCACTCGTAATATTGCTTTCAATATCTGCTGTTTCACAGTGGAGAATAATGAATCCGCATCCCACTCCAAATACATCATACATCGGTTCAGCGCCATCTGAAAACAGATTCATAACTGTTACCGGTCAGGGTGAAGCAATTGTTACACACGACGGAGGACAAAACTGGGATATAGTTCAAATCGGCGGTGATGGGATTTACAGAAGCTGTTATTTTATTAATGATAATACTGGCTGGGCTGTTGGTTCCTTTGTAGAACGTCTTCATAAAACAACTGACGGAGGATTAACTTGGACGTGGCAAAGCAATGCACCGGATACAACAAAGTATGATGTGTTTTTCATAGATCAGAATATTGGTTGGTCAATAGGTTTTAATGGATTTATAATCAAAACAACTAACGGCGGAGACGCCTGGTTCTCACAGTCGAATACTTCAGTAACCGATGAAACTCTGTACGGAGTTTATGCAACTGATGAATCCCAAGCATACGTTGTCGGCAGCAATGATGCATTAGTCAAAACAACTAATGGTGGAACAACGTGGAGTTCGGTTCCGATGATATTTGCTACATCAACCAATTATCGCGGAGTACATTTTCCACCAACAGCTACAGGATTCACAGGATTTGTTGTAGGTCATAGAAACAGGATTGCAAAAACAACAGATGCTGGATCAACTTGGACTCCAGTATACGATCCGGGTGGAACAAATCAGCTCTGGGCAATTGACTTTGATGATTTTAACCAGTTTGGACTTGCATGTGGAGCTACAAGCACAGTACTCAGAACTACAGATGGAGGCAATACGTGGTTACCTGTCGCTGGTTTTCCATCGGGAATAACTTTTTATTCAGTGAGATTTGGTGCTGATAATGCGGCTTATCTTTCCGGAAGTAGCGGATACTTTTTTAAATCTACCGATGGCGGCGCAACATGGAATGAACTCGGATATAGATTTACGAGTAGCAGAATAAGGGATGTAAGTTTTGCAGATACACTAAATGGTTATGTGGTGGGAACAGGTTTCGCTGCAAGAACGACTGACGGCGGATTTACCTGGACACAGCAGGTTTCTCCTTACACAGGCGATGTAAATGAAGTTGTTGCACCATCACCGAATCATGCAATTGCGGGATGCGATGCGGGAAATGTTATCGTTACAACTGACGGAGGAAACAACTGGAATTTAATTGCAACAGGAATCACAGGAACAAATTCGGATATACTCGCAATTGATTTTGTTGATGATAATTATGGAATAGTAGCTGCTTATAACGGTACCGTTGCGAAATCAACTAATGGTGGATTCAATTGGAATATTATTTCGACTATCACGGGTTACAATCCCTGGGATATGGATATGGTTGATTCACTATACGGATGGGTTGCTGGGACCGGTGAAAGAATTTCCCGCACAACTGATGGCGGAGTTACCTGGCAGCAGCAGCTTGCAGTTGGTGGATTGGGAACTTATGGAATCTCATTCATTGATCGTGACAGAGGTATTGCAGGTGGAACCGGAGGTAATACATACTACACAACGAACAGCGGAGTAAACTGGCTTTCTGCAGCAATACCACCTGATAATACTGTCTGGGGTATTCATTTTGTTGAATCACCTGTACTTGGAACTCTTGGAATGACAGCTTGTGCCAGTGGTTATGTTTACATATCAACCGATGGTGGAATGAATTGGGCTTTGGAACCACGTTATACAATTTCAACTTTTGATGATATTTATATGACAGATGCGGCTCACGCGTGGATTGTTGGTAACAGCGGAGTAATTCTAAAGTATACGGAACCTGATAATATTCCTGTCGAGCTAACAAACTTTACAGCGAATGTTCAGCAAAATAAAGTTACACTTGTCTGGTCAACGGCAACAGAGACTAACAATCAGGGATTTGAGGTTCAGAGACAGAAGTTAGGAGTCAGAAGTCAGGAGTCAGGATGGGAAGAAATAGGTTTTGTGCCGGGGAGAGGAACTACTACAGAAATATCATCTTATTCATTTATTGATGAGAACTTAAATCCGGGAAGATATAGTTACAGATTAAAGCAAATTGATTTCGATGGCATATATAAATATTATGATCTGGATGAAGTAGTGGAAATAAGTTCACCAATTGGTTTTGAACTGGCGCAGAATTATCCTAATCCATTTAATCCGAGTACTACAATTAAATTTTCAATTCCTCAGAAAGAAAATGTAACGCTAAAAGTATTTGATGTTCTCGGAAATGAAATTAGGACACTACTTAATGAAGAGATGGAAGCAGGATATCATCAGGTTGAATTCGATGCAAGTAGTCATTCCGGTTCTGTCCGGAATCTGCCAAGCGGAATATATTTTTATAAGCTGCAATCAGGAAAATTTTCAGAAACTAAGAAGATGGTTTTATTGAAATAA